CGTTGGTCTCCCACCCGAAGGTGGCCGAGGCCGCCGTCGTGGGCGCCACCGACCCCCAGACCACCCAGGCCATCTGCGCCTTCGTCATCCTGCGCGGCGGCGCGGCCGAGGACGAAGGTCTGGTCGAGGAGCTGCGCGCCCATGTGGCCAAGCAGCTCGGGCCGATCGCCAAGCCGAAGCGGATCCTTCCGGTCGCCGAGCTGCCCAAGACCCGCTCCGGCAAGATCATGCGGCGGCTGCTGAGGGACGTCGCGGAGAACCGGACGCTGGGTGACACCCAGACCCTCACCGACTCCTCGGTGATGGACCTGATCCAGTCCAAGCTGCCGAGCGCCGCCAGCGAGGACTGAGCGGACTGAGCGGCCCGGCGCGTGCGGCGCCGGGGCGGAGATTCGCGGATTCACAGGTGAGGGGCATCCGGGCGCCCGGATGCCCCTCACTCGCGTTGGTTACCCTGGCAGGGGTCGCGTAACGAACGCGGCAAGATCACGGGCGCGCCGGGAAGTCTGGTCGGCACACAGAGCACGTATGTCCGCCGACGCTCCTGGAGGCCCCCACCGTGTCCACGTCCCCCGACGGCAAAGAGCCCCGCCGCTCCGTCTTCCTCGGCAGGCTGCCCCTGGGGGAACGGATGTTCCTCACGGATGCGCTGCGCACCGAGACCGTCGGCGGCACGCTGCTGCTGGTGGCCGCCGTCCTGGCCCTCCTGCTGGCCAACACCCCGGCGAGCGGCTTCTACGACGACGTCAGGAACTTCCACCTCGGGCCCGAGTCCCTCCATCTGCGCCTGACGATCGCCGACTGGGCCAAGGACGGGCTGCTCACCGTCTTCTTCTTCGTTGCCGGGATCGAGCTGAAGCGCGAGCTGATCGCGGGCGAGTTGCGCGACCCGAGAGCCGCCGCGCTGCCGATCGTTTCCGCGCTGTGCGGCATGGCCGTACCAGCGCTGGTCTACGTCGCCATCACCCTCAGCGGCGGGGGTGACACGCAGGGCTGGGCCATCCCGATGGCCACCGACATCGCCTTCGCACTCGGCGTGCTGGCCGTGCTGGGCACCGGACTGCCCTCCGCGCTGCGGGCCTTCCTGCTCACGCTCGCGGTCGTGGACGACCTCGGTGCGATCGTCATCATCGCCATCTTCTACTCGGCGGGCGTCAGCATCGGCGCCCTGGCCGGAGCCGTCGCCGGGCTGGCGCTGTTCTGGTTCCTGCACCACAAGGCGGGGGTGCGCGGCTGGTACGTGTACGTGCCGCTCGGCGTGGTCGTCTGGGCGCTGATGCACGCCAGCGGGGTGCACGCGACGGTCGCCGGGGTCGCGATGGGACTGATGCTGCGCTGCACCGTCGGGCCGGGCGAGGAGGTCTCCCCTGCCGAGCGCGTCGAACACAAGGTCAGACCGCTGTCCGCCGGGCTCGCCGTGCCGGTCTTCGCGCTCTTCGCGGCGGGTGTCGGAGTGTCAGGCGGGGCACTGGCGGATGTGTTCGGCAAGCCGGAGACACTCGGTGTGGTCCTGGGCCTGCTCGTCGGCAAGACCGTGGGCGTCTTCGGTGGCGCGTGGCTGGCGGCCCGCTTCACCCGCGCGGAACTCAACCGCGACCTCGGCTGGCCGGACGTCCTGGCCATCGCCATGCTCGCCGGAATCGGCTTCACCGTCTCGCTCCTCATCAGCGAACTCGCCTTCACCGGGCGGCCCGGCCTGGCCGACGAGGCGAAGGCGGCGGTGCTGTGCGGCTCGCTGCTCGCCGCGCTCTGCTCCGCCGTACTGCTCAAGTTCCGCTCCAAGAAGCACCGTTCTCTCATGGAGGCCGAGGAGCGCGACGAGGACCAGGACGGCATCCCGGACATCTACCAGGAGGGCCGGCCCGAGTACCACCTGCGCATGGCGGCGCTCCTGGAGGCGAAGGCCGCCGAGCACCGCAGGCTCGCCGAAGTGGCCAGGGGCCAAGACGTGACGGACGATGGTCCGGCATGATTCGACGTTGACCGACGGGTAATCCGGCAGAACAGCCGGAGGATGCCCCGGACAGCATCGCGGGGAGCCCCCGGCTCGTGCCACGGCACGTCCCGGGCACGCACTTCGCCGTACGACAAAGGGAGAGAGAAGCGATGAGCGCAGCCGACGACGGCCGCAGCCTCGGACAACTGGTCGCGGCGGCGACCGCCGAGATGTCCGCGCTGGTGCACGACGAGATCGCCCTGGCCAAGGCCGAGCTGCGGCAGGACGCGAAGCGCGGCGCCATGGGAAGCGGCGCCGCGATCGTCGCGCTGGCCTTCCTGCTCTTCGCGCTCCCCGTGCTGAGCTTCGCCGCGGCCTACGGCATCCACAACCTGGGGCTCGGGCTCGCCTGGTCGTTCCTGATCGTGGGCGGCGCCTTCATCCTGCTGGCGCTCATCCTGCTGGGTCTGGCGGCGCTGAAGTTCAAGAAGATCTCCAAGAGCAAGGGCGCCCAGAAGTCGATGGCCTCCGCCAAGGAGAGCGCAGCCGTCCTCTCCCACGCCAAGCCCCACCCCCGCGAGGGGGAGGACAAGGCGGAGGAGAGCCGTCCTCTTGAGGGTGTGACACGCTCGTCTGTATGACCCTCGCAGAAAGCCCCGCGGCAGTGATCCGCGCCGACGGACCCTGGACCCACCGGGATGTGGCCGCCAACGGCGCGCGCTTCCACATCACCGAAATGGGTGAAGGTCCGCTGGTGCTGCTGCTGCACGGTTTTCCGCAGTACTGGTGGACCTGGCGCCATCAGCTGCCCGCGCTGGCCGACGCGGGGTACCGCGCCGTCGCGATGGACCTGCGCGGGGTGGGCGGCAGCGACCGTACGCCGCGCGGCTACGACCCGGCCAACCTCGCGCTCGATGTGACCGGTGTCATCCGCTCCCTGGGCGAGCCGGACGCGGCGCTCGTCGGACATGACCTGGGCGGCTACCTGGCGTGGACGGCCGCGGTGATGCGGCCCAAGCTGATCCGCCGGCTCGCCGTGGCCTCGATGCCGCACCCACGCCGCTGGCGCGCCTCGATGCTGGGCGACCTGCGGCAGACGGCCGCCAGCTCCTACATCTGGGGCTTCCAGCGGCCCTGGGTGCCGGAACGTCAGCTCGTCGCGGACGGAGGAGCCCTGGTGGGCCGGCTGATCCGGGACTGGGCGGGGCCCAAGCTGGCCGGACCCGCCGAGGACACGGCGGTCGAGAACTACCGCCGCGCGATGTGCGTGCCCTCCACGGCGCACTGCTCGGTCGAGCCGTACCGCTGGATGGTGCGCTCGATGGCGCGGCCGGACGGTGTGCAGTTCTACCGCCGGATGAAGCGGCCGGTGCGGGTGCCGACCCTCCACCTGCACGGCTCACTCGATCCGGTGATGCGCACGCGCAGTGCCGCCGGGTCGGGCGAGTACGTCGAAGCGCCGTACCGCTGGCGGCTGTTCGACGGGCTGGGCCACTGGCCCCAGGAGGAGGACCCGGTGGCCTTCACCACTGAGCTGGTGAACTGGCTGGGAGACCCGGAACCGGACCGCTGATCCACCCCGGGGAGCCGTCCCGCTGACCTGCCGTGACCACTCAGCGAAATCAAACATGTGCCCGCCGCATAGGCCAATTCGGGACCCCGGAGGCGATTACCGACCTTGGGGCGGGGGCAGGGACCCCGGTATGGGCTGGTCGCACGACTTCCGTGACGTGGCACGTAATCGCAGCCATCTGAGGGCCCCGCGAGCGCAGGCTTCCGCGCGCTTCGCGGCCCGGCTGGAGCCTTCGGATCCCGAGTTGGGAATCCCCCGCATTCTGCGCCGTCGCGCCCGCTGGGTGGGCGCACGGCTGCGGCATACGCGCACCTGAGCCGGGGCCGGGCGGCCCCACATAAGGCGAGCCCGGACCCGGCGCCTCACATCAGCGCGCCGGGGCCCGGTCTCACATGGCGCAGCCCTTGCTGTCGGCCTGCCGCTGGGCCGTACGGCCCTTGGTGATGTCCTCGCGCACCTCATCGGCGCTGAGGGCGTACCCGGTGTCGCTGTCGTCCAGGGACTTGGCGAAGATCACGCCGTAGACGCGGCCATCCGGTGTGAGCAGCGGCCCGCCCGAATTCCCCTCCCGGATGGTGGTGTAGAGCGAGTACACGTTCCGTGTGACCGTGCCACGGTGGTAGATGTCCGCGCCGCTGGGCTGCATACGGCCGCGCACGCGCGCGGCCCGCACGTCGAAGGCGCCGTTCTCCGGGAAGCCCGCGACGATGGCGCTGTCGCCGCTGACCGCGTCCTGTGCGGCGAAGCGCAGCGCGGGCGCGTTCAGCCCGGGGACCTTGAGGACGGCGATGTCCCGCTTCCAGTCGTAGAGCACGACCCGTGCGTCGTAGCGCTGTCCCTCGCCGCCGATCTGCACGGTCGGCTTTTGCACGCCGCCGACGACGTGAGCGTTCGTCATCACCTTGTCGTGCGAGAAGACGAAGCCGGTGCCCTCCAGCTCCTTGGCGCAGCTGGGCGCGGTACCGACGACCTTGACGATGCTGCGCTTTGCCCGCTGGGCCACCGGGCCGGAGGCCAGCTCGGGGTCCGGCGGCGGCACGTCGCGGATCTGCTCGTTGGAGAAGGGCGAGAAGACCTGCGGGTAGCCGTTCTTGGCCAGCACGGAGGAGAAGTTCGCGAACCAGCTGCTGGCCTGCTGGGGCATCACCCGCGAGATGCCGAGCAGCACGTTGGAGCCGCGCACCTCCTTGCCGAGGGTCGGCAGCGCCGTACCGGCCATCGCGGCACCGATCAGCCAGGCGACGACGAGCATGGCCAGCACGTTGACGAGGGCACCGCCGGTTGCGTCCAGGGCGCGCGCGGGCGACCAGGTGATGTACAGGCGCAGCTTGTTACCCAGGTGCGTGGTGAGCGCCTGGCCGACGGACGCGCAGATGATCACGAGGATCACCGCGCTCACGGCCGCCACCGTGCCCGGTCTGTTCCCGTCCGTGAATTGGTCCCACAGCAGCGGCAGGACAAGCAGCGCGACCAGTCCGCCCGCCATGAAGCCGAGGACGGAAAGGATGCCGACGACGAACCCCTGGCGGTATCCGATGACCGCGAACCATACGGCTGCCAGCACCAGCAGTAAGTCCAGCACGTTCACCGAATCAGCCTCGCCTCGGATCCACCTGACAGTACGATCGCCGCTCCCGCGAGGAGAGCGGGCCGCTCTGCGAAAAGAGCGGGAGAGATACCGTCTCATGTGCGCGGGGCGGCTCTGTCACGTGTCCTGGGGCTTCGGGGGGAACGGTCATCTGTGCCGGGCCCGGGAGAGGGCCCGCAGGCGGGGAGGCCGGGACGGCGGCGTCGGTCATGTGTGCCAGTCGAGCGGGACCCGGCGGTTCTGGTCCCAGGGGCGCTCCCACCCGGCGAAGTGCAGGATCCGGTCGATCACACCCGCGGTGAAGCCCCATACGAGCGCGGAGCCCACGCGGAAGGCAGGGCCCGCGTGTCCGGCCGGATGCACGGCCATGACGCGGTGGGCGGGGTCGGTCAGGTCGGCCACCGGCACGGTGAACACCCGCGCCGTCTCCCCCGGATCCACCGGCGTGACGGGTGTGGGGCGGCGCCACCAGCCGAGCACGGGTGTGACGACGAAGCCGCTCACCGGGATGTAGAGGCTCGGCAGGACGCCGAACACCTGCACGCCCGAGGGGTCGAGCCCGGTCTCCTCCTCGGCCTCCCGCAGCGCGGCCCGCAGCCGGCCCTCGCCCTGCGGATCCCCGTCCTCCGGATCGACGGAACCGCCGGGGAAGGAAGGCTGGCCCGCGTGCGAGCGCAGGCTGGAGGCCCGCTCCATCAGCAGCAGCTCGGGACCCCGGGGGCCCTCGCCGAAGAGCACCAGCACGGCGGAGGGGCGGCCTCCGCCGTCGGGGGGCGGCAGGAAGCGGCTGAGCTGACTCGCCTCGACGGTCCGCGCGGCGTCCCGTACGGGCACCAGCCATTCGGGCAGACCGTGGTCGCTGACCTCCACGGGCACGGGGGAATCCCCGTGTGTGGACCTCGCGCTCGTCACTGGGCGGCACCGGCGGCCGGGGCACGGGAGGGCAGGGGCGGCGCCGGCTGTCCGGGGTAGTCGGCCGGCGGTTTGAGCCGCTGCCCCGGCTGGCCGCCCATCTCGTACTTGAGCAGCTTCTTGGCCTTCTCCGGGTCGGTCTCGCCCTCGCCGTAGGAGGGGCACAGCTCGGCGATGGGGCACGCGCCGCAGGCGGGCTTACGGGAGTGGCAGATGCGGCGGCCGTGAAAAATGGTGCGGTGCGAGAACATCGTCCACTCGCTCTTGGGGAGCAGCGCGTCAATCTCCTGCTCGACCTTGACCGCGTCGGTCTGCTCGGTGAGCTTCCAGCGGCGCACCAGACGGCCGAAGTGCGTGTCCACGGTCAGGCCCGGGACGCCGAAGGCGTTCCCCAGCACCACGAACGCGGTCTTGCGGCCGACACCGGGCAGGGTGACGAGCTCGTCGACGGTGCCGGGAACCTCGCCGCCGAAGTTGTCGCGCAGGGCGGCGGACAGGCCCAGGAGGGACTTCGCCTTGGAACGGAAGAATCCGGTGGGCCGGATCAGCTCCTCCAACTCCTCCGGATTGGCCGCCGCCATGTCCTCGGGGGTGGGGTACGAGGCGAAGAGCGCGGGCGTCGTCTGGTTGACCCGCAGGTCCGTGGTCTGCGCGGACAGGACGGTGGCGACGAGCAGCTCGAAGGGGTTCTCGAAGTCCAGCTCGGGGTGCGCGTAGTAGTACACATCGGCCAGCGCTTCGTTGATCCGGGCGGCGCGGCGGGCCCTGGACGCCTTGGACTCGGTAGAGGTGCCGCCGGATGCCTTCTTGGCGGCCGGCTTCTTGGCGGCCGGCTTCTTGGTGGCGGGCTTCTTGGTGGCCGATTTCTTCGCGGCGGTGTTGACAGGCGCCTTCTTCGCAGCGGTGTGGACAGGCGCCTTCTTCGCAGCGGTCTTGGCAGGCGCCTTCTTCGCGGCGGTCTTGTTCGCCGCCGGTGTGGCCTTCTTGGCGGTGGCTCTGGTGGCGGTCTTCTCGGCGGTGGCCTTGGTGCCCGCTGTCTTCTTGGCCGCTGTTTTCCTGGCCGGGGCCTTCTTCGCCGCCGTCTTCTTCGCCGCCGTCGGGCCGCCCGTCGCCCTCTTGGCCGCCTCGCGTTCGCTCACAGCGGAATCCTCCGTCACCGTCACCCGCCCAGCCCCCTCTCTGTCCGTGCACTTCCCGGGGTGGTGGACACTCGGCCAGACTAAAGGGGCCCACCGACATTCGCGGCGCACACAGCCGATCCACGGCCCTAGCGGGACCTGCCTTGGGGGTCACTGCGTGCGTGCGTCAAACTTGTGACTGATTGCTGTGACTGATCGCACTGTTTCACCGTCCGGCATCATGGGTTCCACGGATCCCATGGGCAGGTCGACAAGGAGAGAACTCGTGGACGACGTTCTGCGGCGCGCCCCGCTCTTCGCGGCGCTCGATGAGGAGCAGGCCGCTGAGCTGCGTGCCTCCATGGCGGAGACAACGCTGGCTCGCGGTGAGGCCCTCTTCCACGAGGGTGACCCGGGGGACCGCCTCTATGTGGTGACCGAAGGCAAGGTGAAGCTGCACCGCACCTCGCCGGACGGACGCGAGAACATGCTCGCTGTTCTCGGCCCCGGTGAGCTGATCGGTGAGCTGTCCCTGTTCGACCCGGGCCCACGCACGGCGACGGCCTCCGCGCTGACCGAGGTCAAGCTGCTGGGCCTGGGCCACGGCGACCTCCAGCCGTGGCTGAACGCCCGCCCCGAGGTCGCGACGGCGCTGCTGCGCGCCATCGCACGGCGGCTGCGGCGCACCAACGACTCCATGTCCGACCTGGTCTTCTCCGACGTGCCCGGACGAGTGGCCAAGCAGCTGCTCGACCTGTCGCGGCGCTTCGGGGTGCAGTCCGAGGAGGGCATCCACGTCGTGCACGACCTGACGCAGGAGGAGCTGGCCCAGCTGGTCGGCGCCTCCCGCGAGACCGTGAACAAGGCGCTGGCCGACTTCGCCGGGCGCGGCTGGCTTCGGCTGGAGGCCCGCGCGGTCATCCTGCTGGACATCGAGCGGCTGGCGAAGCGCTCCCGCTGACCGCCCGGCACGTGCCGCCGCCCGGATCCGATCCGTGACGGTAAGGGGCATCCTCTCTGGAGGGTGCCCCTTACGCGTGTGCCCTTTACGCACGTCCCGTGGCCCGCGAGTGTCCCCGTGGCGCCGGAGGATGCGAGAACGGGGTGCGCGTCCTCGGCACCTCTTGGATCAGCTGCTCGACACCTATCGGGCTGGCCCGCGTCCGCGTGAGATCAGCCCGTGTTCGCGCAGGTAGTCGAGCTGTGCCCGTACGGAGAGTTCCGCCGCCGGCCACAGCGAGCGGTCCACGTCGGCGTAGACGTGCGCGACGACCTCGGATGCCGTGCGGTGGCCCGCCTCGACGGCCGTCTCGACCTGGGCGAGCCGCTTGGCGCGGTGGGCCAGGTAGAAGTCGATGGCGCCCTGTGCGTCATCCAGTACCGGCCCGTGCCCCGGCAGGATCCGGCTGACCCCGTCGTCCACCGTCAGGGAGCGCAGCTCGCGCAGGGAGTCGAGGTAGTCGCCGAGCCGCCCGTCCGGATGAGCGACGACTGTGGTGCCACGGCCCAGCACCGTGTCACCCGTCAGCACGGCGCCGTCGGCGGGCAGGTGGAAGGAGAGCGAGTCGGCCGTGTGCCCGGGTGTGGGGACCACGTGCAGTTCCAGGCCGCCCGTGGTGACGACGTCGCCCACGCCGAGCCCCTCGCCGCCCAGCCGCAGCGCCGGGTCGAGGGCCCGCACCGGAGTGCGGGTCAGCTCCGCGAACCGCGCCGCGCCCTCGGCGTGGTCCGGATGCCCGTGCGTGAGCAGGGTGAGCGCGACGCGCCTGCCGGCCCGTTCGGTGGCGGCGATGACGGCGCGCAGGTGGGAGTCGTCCAGGGGCCCGGGGTCGATGACGACGGCGAGATCCGAGTCCGGTTCGGCGACGATCCAGGTGTTGGTGCCGTCGAGGGTCATGGCCGAGGGGTTGGGAGCGAGCACGCAGTGGGCGCGTGGGCCTGCCTGCCCGCTGATCACCCCGCCTCGCGGCTGTCCGGGAAGGGCTGCGGCGTCGGTCATGCCGGATCGATCCTCTTGGTGAACTCGTCGTGTCCCGGCCAGCTCAGCACGATCTCCCCGCCCTCCAGGCGGGCCCGTGCGAGGACCGGGGTCAGGTCGCGGTCCGCCGCCGCTGCCAGGGCTTCGGCGGCCGTCGCGTACGGGAGCAGCTCCCGCAGCGCGGAGATGGTGGGCGGCATCATCAGCAGCTCGCCCCTGTCGTAGCCCGCGGCGGCCTCCTCGGGGCGTACCCAGACGGTGCGGTCGGCCTCGGTGGACGCGTTGCGGGTGCGCTGGCCCTCCGGGAGGGCGGCCACGAAGAAGAACGTGTCGTAGCGCCGCTTCTCGAACTCGGGCGTGATCCAGCGCGCCCAGGCCCCCAGCAGGTCGGCACGCAGGACGAGGCCCCTGCGGTTGAGGAAGTCGGCGAAGGACAGCTCGTGGGCCACCAGAGCGGCCCTGTCGGCCTCCCAGTCCTCCCCCGTGGTGTCCGCCACGACCGTGCGCGGGTCCGGCCCGGCCAGGAGCACCCCGGACTCCTCGAAGGTCTCCCGGACAGCGGCACACACGATGGAGCGCGCCGTCGCCTCGTCCGTGCCGAACCGCTCGGCCCACCGCGCGCCGGTGGGTCCCGTGCTGTCGGTCGCGCGTGCGTCACGCGGGTCGACGGAACCGCCCGGATAGGCGTACGCGCCGCCCGCGAACGCCATGGAGGCACGGCGGCGCAGCATGTGGACGGCCGGTCCTTCGGGAGCGTCACGCAAAAGCATGACGGTCGCGGCTCTTCGCGGGGCGACGGGCGTGAGTTCGCCCGCTGCCATGGCGCGGATACGCTCCGGCCACTCGGACGGGTACCACTGGCCGTTCTGGGTGGACGACATGGCCGGATGCTACGGCCCACCGCGTCGATGTTCGAGAGGCGACCGACGTGCCGGCATCCGGTCGCACGGGCTGGAAGTGCGCATATCCGGTCACGCGAGCCGATCATGCGGGCATCCGGTCACGCGGAACATCGCCCGGCATCCGGTCGCGCCAACGTCACCGGCGACCTCGGGGTGGCATCCGGTCACGCGCGACCGTCCGGCGCGGCATCCGGAGGCCAGCGGGGAACGGCCGACGGGCCGACCCCGAGGACCCGACGGCCGTGTGCGCCGTCAGGCCGTCCGGATCGGCCCTTTCCGTCCCGTGCGGAAGCCCGCCCCTGCGGCAGCCCGGTCAGAGGGCTGCCGGACGGCGCTCAGTCGGCCAGCTCGACCTGGGCCTCGACCTCCACGGGCGCGTCCATCGGCAGCACGGCGACGCCGACGGCGCTGCGCGCGTGCACGCCCTTCTCACCCAGGACCTCGCCGAGCAGCTCGCTCGCGCCGTTGATGACACCGGGCTGGCCGGTGAAGTCCGGCGCGGAGGCGACGAATCCGGTGACCTTGACGACACGTGCGACCCGGTCGAGGTCCCCGGCGACCGACTTCACCGCGGCCAGCACGTTCAGCGCGGCCGTACGCGCCAGCTCCTTCGCCTCCTCGGGGGTGACCTCGCCGCCGACCTTCCCGGTCAGCGGGAGCGTGCCCTCGACCAGGGGGACCTGGCCCGCGGTGTAGATGTACTTGCCCGACTGCACCGCGGGCACGTAGGCACCCGCGGGGGTGGCGGTCACCGGCAGCGTCAGGCCGAGCTCCGCCAGCTTGTCCTCGACCGCGCTCACGCTTCCTTCTCCCGCTTCAGGTATGCCACGAGCTGCTCGGGGTTGTTCGGCCCGGGCACGACCTGGACCAGCTCCCAGCCGTCCTCGCCCCAGGTGTCCAGGATCTGCTTGGTCGCGTGCACGAGGAGCGGCACGGTCGCGTATTCCCACTTCGTCATGGGGACGACCCTAACGGCTGCGGCCACCCCCGCACGGGCGCGGTGGTTCCGGCTGTTCAAGCCCGGAAGAGGCTTCCGCGGGGAACCCGGCGCGTAGGCGGGGCGCGCGCTGGTTAGGCTCCCAGCCGTGAGCAGGCTTCACGTAGTGACCGGCAAGGGCGGGACCGGCAAGACGACGGTCGCCGCCGCACTAGCGCTGGCTCTGGCCGACGGCGGGCAGCGCACGCTGCTCGTCGAGGTCGAGGGCAGGCAGGGCATCGCCCAGCTCTTCGAAACCGAGCCGCTTCCCTACGAGGAACGCAAGATCGCCGTCTCGCACGGCGGCGGCGAGGTGTACGCGCTGGCCATCGACGCGGAGAGGGCGCTGCTGGACTACCTCCAGATGTTCTACAAGCTCGGCAGCGCCGGCCGCGCGCTCAAGCGCCTGGGCGCCATCGACTTCGCGACGACCATCGCGCCGGGGCTGCGCGACGTGCTGCTGACCGGAAAGGCGTGCGAGGCGGTGCGGCGCAGGGACAAGCACCAGCGTCCCGTCTACGACGCCGTGGTGATGGACGCGCCGCCCACCGGCCGCATCGCCCGCTTCCTGGGCGTGAACGAGGAGGTGGCCGGACTGGCGAAGGTCGGCCCCGTCCACAACCAGGCGCAGGCCGTGATGCGGGTCCTCAAGTCGCCGGAGACGGCGGTGCACCTGGTGACGCTGCTGGAGGAGATGCCGGTCCAGGAGACCGTCGACGGCATCACCGAGTTGCGCTCGGCCGGGCTGCCCACCGGAAGCGTGGTGGTCAACATGGTCCGCCCGAGGCTGCTGGACGAGGAGCACCTGAAGGCAGCGGACGGGCACAGGGCCGAGGTCGCGCGCGCCTTCGCACGCGCCGGCCTGGGCGGCGCACGGCGCGGAGGGCACGCCGAGCGCCTCGTCGCACCGCTTCTGGAGCAGGGCAGGGAGCACGCGGAGCGCGTCGGGCTGGAGCGGGGGCTGCGCGAGGAACTGCGCGAGCAGGGCCTTCCCATGCGGGAACTGCCCCTGCTGAGCGAGGGAGTCGAGCTGGCGGGCCTGTACGGCATGGCCGGCGAGCTGCGCGCCCAGTGGCAGACCGGAACCGGCGGGAGGCAGCGATGAGCCGCACAGAGCGCGAGAGGGGCCCCTCGGTCTCTCAGGAGGCGGCAGAGGCAGCGGAGGCGGCAGCGGCCACAGACGCGGCGGAGACCCCCGCACCCGGCGAGGGGACGGCACCCATGGACCCGCTGGACGCCAAGGCCCTGGACATCGACCCGCTCCTGGAGGACCCCAACACCCGCATCGTCGTCTGCTGCGGCTCCGGTGGGGTCGGCAAGACGACCACGGCTGCGGCGCTGGGCGTGCGGGCCGCCGAGCGCGGTCGCCGCGCCGTCGTACTGACGATCGACCCCGCCCGCCGCCTCGCGCAGTCGATGGGCCTCTCGGAGCTGGACAACACCCCGCGCGAGGTCCCGGGCGTCGACACCTCGGCGGGCGGCGAACTGCACGCCATGATGCTCGACATGAAGCGCACGTTCGACGACATAGTCGAAGCGCACGCGGATCCCGACCGCGCCAAGGCGATTCTGGAAAACCCCTTCTACCAGTCGCTGTCCGCCGGATTCGCGGGGACGCAGGAGTACATGGCGATGGAGAAGCTGGGGCAGCTGCGCTCCGGCGACGAGTGGGACCTGATCGTCGTGGACACCCCGCCCTCGCGCTCGGCGCTGGACTTCCTGGACGCCCCCAAGCGGCTGGGCTCCTTCCTGGACGGGAAGTTCATCAAGCTGATGATGGCTCCGGCCCGGGTCGGCGGCCGGGCCGGCATGAAGTTCGTGAACCTGGGGATGGCGGGCCTGTCGATGTTCACGGGCGCGCTCAACAAGCTTCTGGGCGCCGGGCTCCTGCGGGACGTCCAGACCTTCGTCGCCGCCATGGACACCATGTTCGGCGGCTTCCGTACCCGCGCCGACGCCACCTACCGGCTGCTCCAGGCGCCGGGCACGGCCTTCTTGGTGGTGGCGGCACCCGAGCGGGACGCGCTGCGCGAGGCCGCGTATTTCGTGGAACGGCTGGCCGCCGACCGGATGCCCCTCGCCGGACTGGTGCTCAACCGGATGCACGGGAGCGAGGCGGCCGGACTGAGCGCCGAGCGGGCCCTCGCCGCCGCCGAAAATCTTGAGGACGGCGGCATTGTGGATCGCGGCCAGGGGAAGGGTGGAGGACACAGCGCCCCGTCGGCCGGTCCAGAGGATCCCGAGGACGGCTCCCCCGCCTTCGAGGACCCCGGCTCCGCCGGATCCGTCACCACCTCACGAGCCTCTCGCACGACCCACGCCGATGCCGCCACGCCCGCCGAGCAGGCGGGCACCGCCCGCGCGAGCGGGGAGACCGACACCACCGGGGGGAACGAGAAGACACAGCGAACGACGCCGGACGCGCGTATGGGCGCACCTGACGGCAGCACAG
This sequence is a window from Streptomyces sp. NBC_01775. Protein-coding genes within it:
- a CDS encoding MarP family serine protease, producing the protein MNVLDLLLVLAAVWFAVIGYRQGFVVGILSVLGFMAGGLVALLVLPLLWDQFTDGNRPGTVAAVSAVILVIICASVGQALTTHLGNKLRLYITWSPARALDATGGALVNVLAMLVVAWLIGAAMAGTALPTLGKEVRGSNVLLGISRVMPQQASSWFANFSSVLAKNGYPQVFSPFSNEQIRDVPPPDPELASGPVAQRAKRSIVKVVGTAPSCAKELEGTGFVFSHDKVMTNAHVVGGVQKPTVQIGGEGQRYDARVVLYDWKRDIAVLKVPGLNAPALRFAAQDAVSGDSAIVAGFPENGAFDVRAARVRGRMQPSGADIYHRGTVTRNVYSLYTTIREGNSGGPLLTPDGRVYGVIFAKSLDDSDTGYALSADEVREDITKGRTAQRQADSKGCAM
- the nhaA gene encoding Na+/H+ antiporter NhaA; translated protein: MFLTDALRTETVGGTLLLVAAVLALLLANTPASGFYDDVRNFHLGPESLHLRLTIADWAKDGLLTVFFFVAGIELKRELIAGELRDPRAAALPIVSALCGMAVPALVYVAITLSGGGDTQGWAIPMATDIAFALGVLAVLGTGLPSALRAFLLTLAVVDDLGAIVIIAIFYSAGVSIGALAGAVAGLALFWFLHHKAGVRGWYVYVPLGVVVWALMHASGVHATVAGVAMGLMLRCTVGPGEEVSPAERVEHKVRPLSAGLAVPVFALFAAGVGVSGGALADVFGKPETLGVVLGLLVGKTVGVFGGAWLAARFTRAELNRDLGWPDVLAIAMLAGIGFTVSLLISELAFTGRPGLADEAKAAVLCGSLLAALCSAVLLKFRSKKHRSLMEAEERDEDQDGIPDIYQEGRPEYHLRMAALLEAKAAEHRRLAEVARGQDVTDDGPA
- a CDS encoding phage holin family protein; this encodes MSAADDGRSLGQLVAAATAEMSALVHDEIALAKAELRQDAKRGAMGSGAAIVALAFLLFALPVLSFAAAYGIHNLGLGLAWSFLIVGGAFILLALILLGLAALKFKKISKSKGAQKSMASAKESAAVLSHAKPHPREGEDKAEESRPLEGVTRSSV
- a CDS encoding alpha/beta fold hydrolase; amino-acid sequence: MTLAESPAAVIRADGPWTHRDVAANGARFHITEMGEGPLVLLLHGFPQYWWTWRHQLPALADAGYRAVAMDLRGVGGSDRTPRGYDPANLALDVTGVIRSLGEPDAALVGHDLGGYLAWTAAVMRPKLIRRLAVASMPHPRRWRASMLGDLRQTAASSYIWGFQRPWVPERQLVADGGALVGRLIRDWAGPKLAGPAEDTAVENYRRAMCVPSTAHCSVEPYRWMVRSMARPDGVQFYRRMKRPVRVPTLHLHGSLDPVMRTRSAAGSGEYVEAPYRWRLFDGLGHWPQEEDPVAFTTELVNWLGDPEPDR
- a CDS encoding NUDIX hydrolase; this encodes MTSARSTHGDSPVPVEVSDHGLPEWLVPVRDAARTVEASQLSRFLPPPDGGGRPSAVLVLFGEGPRGPELLLMERASSLRSHAGQPSFPGGSVDPEDGDPQGEGRLRAALREAEEETGLDPSGVQVFGVLPSLYIPVSGFVVTPVLGWWRRPTPVTPVDPGETARVFTVPVADLTDPAHRVMAVHPAGHAGPAFRVGSALVWGFTAGVIDRILHFAGWERPWDQNRRVPLDWHT
- a CDS encoding Crp/Fnr family transcriptional regulator: MDDVLRRAPLFAALDEEQAAELRASMAETTLARGEALFHEGDPGDRLYVVTEGKVKLHRTSPDGRENMLAVLGPGELIGELSLFDPGPRTATASALTEVKLLGLGHGDLQPWLNARPEVATALLRAIARRLRRTNDSMSDLVFSDVPGRVAKQLLDLSRRFGVQSEEGIHVVHDLTQEELAQLVGASRETVNKALADFAGRGWLRLEARAVILLDIERLAKRSR
- the nth gene encoding endonuclease III; its protein translation is MSEREAAKRATGGPTAAKKTAAKKAPARKTAAKKTAGTKATAEKTATRATAKKATPAANKTAAKKAPAKTAAKKAPVHTAAKKAPVNTAAKKSATKKPATKKPAAKKPAAKKASGGTSTESKASRARRAARINEALADVYYYAHPELDFENPFELLVATVLSAQTTDLRVNQTTPALFASYPTPEDMAAANPEELEELIRPTGFFRSKAKSLLGLSAALRDNFGGEVPGTVDELVTLPGVGRKTAFVVLGNAFGVPGLTVDTHFGRLVRRWKLTEQTDAVKVEQEIDALLPKSEWTMFSHRTIFHGRRICHSRKPACGACPIAELCPSYGEGETDPEKAKKLLKYEMGGQPGQRLKPPADYPGQPAPPLPSRAPAAGAAQ